The proteins below are encoded in one region of Oncorhynchus nerka isolate Pitt River linkage group LG15, Oner_Uvic_2.0, whole genome shotgun sequence:
- the LOC115115411 gene encoding zinc finger protein 501-like, producing MEEEEDQGERGVANPGLVIVKREDEEERDRGKDEEEEEEGVDRTKPGEGASSDPDSLGDPDPERPYLCSQCGKRFTAASSLKIHTMTHSGEKPHHCSVCGKAFLRSYDLRRHQVVHKGEVARSDTDLSEKHHRCSECGKRFLTKTRLNRHALIHSGEKPHQCSVCGKCFLRPDDLRRHMTIHTGEKTKHVCHPCGKTFTLLRHLKIHQRIHTGEKPYHCSKCPESFAHLLEYRKHRQTHRIEKPYHCDDCGKMFSHFRTLKVHRLIHTGENLHHCSYCGKGFTIRGNLNTHLLTHTKEKPHQCSICGQRFARSQCLKKHKLKKLHMEEVLYHICDCGKSFTDVEKLQTHARTHLKNLEKRFCCSYCGRTFVRAGDLQSHQRTHTGEKPYVCTICGTRFAQSGNLRVHQITHTKERPYPCTVCDKGFTTPGSLKVHMRLHTGEKPYVCSLCGKGFHVPKLLKKHQEHHTSEMTASLDMT from the exons GAGAGGGTGCCAGCTCTGACCCAGACAGCCTTGGGGACCCTGACCCGGAGAGACCGTACCTCTGCTCCCAGTGCGGCAAGCGGTTTACTGCAGCCAGCAGCTTGAAGATACACACGATGACCCACAGCGGAGAGAAACCCCACCATTGTTCCGTTTGCGGGAAGGCCTTCTTGCGATCCTATGACCTGAGACGACACCAGGTGGTTCACAAAG GAGAGGTTGCCAGATCTGACACAGACCTCTCTGAGAAGCACCACCGCTGCTCCGAGTGCGGAAAGAGGTTCCTCACAAAGACGCGGCTGAACAGACATGCGCTGATTCACAGCGGAGAGAAACCACATCAGTGCTCTGTCTGCGGGAAGTGTTTCTTACGACCCGACGACCTGAGGAGACACATGACCATCCACACCGGAGAGAAAACCAAGCACGTCTGCCATCCGTGTGGGAAGACCTTCACCTTGCTACGGCACCTCAAGATCCACCAGCGAATCcatacaggagagaaaccataccACTGCTCCAAGTGCCCGGAGAGTTTCGCTCACCTGTTGGAGTATAGGAAGCACAGACAGACCCACCGTATCGAGAAACCATACCACTGTGATGACTGTGGCAAGATGTTCTCCCACTTCAGAACCCTCAAGGTTCATCGTCTGATCCACACAGGAGAGAACCTCCACCACTGCTCCTACTGCGGGAAGGGTTTCACAATCAGAGGGAACCTCAACACCCACCTACTGACCCACACCAAGGAGAAACCGCATCAGTGCTCCATCTGCGGACAACGCTTCGCCAGATCCCAGTGCCTGAAAAAACACAAGCTCAAGAAGTTACACATGGAAGAGGTCCTCTACCACATCTGCGACTGCGGTAAGAGCTTCACGGATGTAGAGAAGCTGCAGACGCATGCAAGGACGCACTTGAAGAACCTTGAGAAGAGGTTCTGCTGCTCGTACTGCGGTCGGACCTTCGTACGGGCTGGTGACCTTCAAAgccaccagagaacacacactggagagaaaccgtaCGTCTGCACTATATGCGGGACACGTTTCGCCCAGTCTGGGAACCTGAGAGTGCACCAGATCACGCACACTAAAGAGAGGCCGTACCCTTGTACTGTCTGTGATAAGGGGTTCACCACACCCGGGAGTCTGAAGGTGCACATGAGGCTCCATACAGGGGAGAAGCCGTATGTCTGTAGCCTGTGTGGGAAAGGGTTCCATGTACCCAAATTGCTGAAGAAACACCAGGAGCATCACACAAGCGAGATGACAGCCTCCTTGGACATGACATAG
- the LOC115115412 gene encoding death domain-associated protein 6-like isoform X1, whose product MSDPESPDASDPAQRSSLRGTEMTSGKLEDCSQTLELSVAVKDDDGNDEEEADEEEEDSDDVDSGRKVVKVDMDEEEGEAVKSGLSIVKEMQRRREVAEMRPTPEGAPTRTQTVQTGRMNRVRTLRVQWRSHTLAPSVARPSSPWGA is encoded by the exons ATGTCTGATCCGGAATCCCCGGATGCTAGTGATCCGGCCCAGAGAAGCTCCCTGCGAGGTACAGAGATGACGTCAGggaagctggaagactgcagtcaaacactggaacTCAGTGTGGCTGTCAAAGATGATGACGGTAATGACGAGGAGGAGGctgatgaagaggaagaggatagcgATGATGTAGACTCTG GGCGGAAAGTTGTGAAAGTGGACATggatgaggaggaaggagaagcagTGAAGTCAG GGCTTTCTATTGTTAAAGAGatgcagaggaggagggaggtggcgGAGATGAGACCAACTCCG GAGGGGGCGCCAACTCGGACACAGACAGTTCAGACGGGGAGAATGAACAGAGTTCGAACGCTCAGAGTGCAGTGGAGAAGCCACACCCTTGCTCCCAGTGTGGCAAGACCTTCATCACCGTGGGGAGCCTGA
- the LOC115115412 gene encoding nucleolin-like isoform X2 yields the protein MSDPESPDASDPAQRSSLRGTEMTSGKLEDCSQTLELSVAVKDDDGNDEEEADEEEEDSDDVDSGRKVVKVDMDEEEGEAVKSEMQRRREVAEMRPTPEGAPTRTQTVQTGRMNRVRTLRVQWRSHTLAPSVARPSSPWGA from the exons ATGTCTGATCCGGAATCCCCGGATGCTAGTGATCCGGCCCAGAGAAGCTCCCTGCGAGGTACAGAGATGACGTCAGggaagctggaagactgcagtcaaacactggaacTCAGTGTGGCTGTCAAAGATGATGACGGTAATGACGAGGAGGAGGctgatgaagaggaagaggatagcgATGATGTAGACTCTG GGCGGAAAGTTGTGAAAGTGGACATggatgaggaggaaggagaagcagTGAAGTCAG AGatgcagaggaggagggaggtggcgGAGATGAGACCAACTCCG GAGGGGGCGCCAACTCGGACACAGACAGTTCAGACGGGGAGAATGAACAGAGTTCGAACGCTCAGAGTGCAGTGGAGAAGCCACACCCTTGCTCCCAGTGTGGCAAGACCTTCATCACCGTGGGGAGCCTGA